A genomic stretch from Candidatus Bathyarchaeota archaeon includes:
- a CDS encoding peptidylprolyl isomerase, whose protein sequence is MPFKKGDFLIIEYVAKVKETGEAFDTTLENIAKKERIYKEGEIYEPKLIVIGEGWVLKALDDSLPSLQLNKPKTIEIPPDKAFGLRDPEKLKMVPLRRLRDKGITPQLGMRIEYEKKSATIRTVGAGRVQLDFNPPLAGKTLVYEVTARKKLGTNKEKMYALIHRRILLADIARFGLDIEKTEVRIQVPEEAFYLEGLQLAKRGVVTDIQRFFPKITKIDFVETFKSPKATETLKETTKKKRTKRAKRQRTK, encoded by the coding sequence ATGCCATTCAAGAAAGGAGACTTCCTAATAATTGAATATGTAGCAAAGGTCAAGGAAACAGGAGAAGCATTTGACACTACTTTGGAAAATATAGCAAAAAAAGAACGAATATACAAGGAAGGAGAAATTTATGAGCCTAAACTTATTGTCATTGGTGAAGGATGGGTACTCAAAGCATTGGACGACAGCCTGCCATCTCTTCAACTAAACAAGCCAAAAACAATCGAAATCCCACCAGACAAGGCCTTTGGCCTCAGAGATCCAGAAAAGCTAAAGATGGTTCCATTAAGGAGACTTAGAGATAAAGGGATAACGCCACAGCTTGGAATGCGTATCGAATATGAAAAGAAATCAGCTACGATAAGAACAGTTGGAGCCGGTAGAGTGCAACTAGACTTCAATCCACCACTTGCAGGTAAAACTCTAGTCTACGAAGTTACGGCAAGGAAAAAACTTGGAACGAATAAGGAGAAAATGTACGCGCTAATTCACCGAAGGATACTTTTGGCCGATATCGCACGGTTCGGGTTGGACATTGAAAAAACTGAGGTAAGAATTCAGGTTCCAGAAGAGGCATTCTATCTAGAAGGCCTGCAGCTGGCAAAAAGAGGCGTTGTCACTGACATACAACGCTTTTTCCCCAAAATCACCAAAATAGATTTTGTTGAAACATTCAAAAGTCCTAAAGCAACAGAGACATTAAAAGAAACAACAAAGAAAAAGCGGACGAAAAGAGCAAAGAGACAAAGAACCAAATAA
- a CDS encoding NDP-sugar synthase, with translation MKKACQLIQSKTFYVCNVDDLAFDFNPNELLAESDNSIVLLLAKPTLPYGKVKIKNRYIKEFEEKPQLDFYVNAGHYSMKKSIVLKHFPSTGNFEERVLPKLARQNALKGFEYHGSWITIDTFNDYMNALSLFEA, from the coding sequence TTGAAAAAAGCGTGTCAGCTAATCCAAAGTAAAACATTTTACGTATGTAATGTCGATGACCTTGCATTTGATTTCAATCCAAATGAACTCCTTGCAGAATCAGACAACTCAATAGTTTTATTACTGGCGAAACCCACATTGCCCTATGGGAAAGTCAAAATTAAAAACAGATACATCAAAGAATTTGAAGAAAAACCGCAGCTTGACTTCTATGTAAATGCTGGACACTACTCTATGAAAAAGAGTATCGTACTAAAACACTTCCCTAGCACAGGAAACTTTGAAGAACGGGTGCTGCCAAAACTGGCAAGGCAAAACGCCTTGAAAGGCTTTGAATATCACGGCTCCTGGATAACTATTGACACATTCAATGACTACATGAACGCCCTCAGTTTATTTGAAGCTTAA
- a CDS encoding NAD(P)-dependent glycerol-1-phosphate dehydrogenase, with product MQLPREVLIGNGTIEQVVPICKKLGFLKSAFVVTGVQTFKIAGHTVINLLEDSGIGVNRLFVSSSTVEEVAAVRARVNETKPQVVLGVGGGTKIDVAKLSAAQQGTPFISVPTSASHDGIASPLASIKGSEKPYSVMAQAPMAIIADTNIIIQASHRYTASGCSDVIAKFTAVRDWHLAHKVKNEYYGEYAASLALMSAKLVAKNAESIRPGNEEGLRVLLEALISCGVAMSIAGNSRPSSGSEHLFSHVLDLVASKPAMHGEQVGVGTIMMASLHELNWRRIKSKLEKVGAPTTAEELGVESEDLIESLVKARTIRPERYTILDQKRLTKKSAKALAKNTGVI from the coding sequence ATGCAACTCCCAAGAGAAGTTCTAATCGGAAACGGAACTATAGAGCAGGTGGTGCCTATTTGTAAAAAACTCGGATTCCTAAAGTCAGCTTTTGTTGTAACAGGCGTCCAGACATTCAAAATTGCAGGACATACAGTTATCAACTTACTTGAGGATTCCGGAATTGGTGTCAATCGTTTGTTCGTGTCCTCTTCTACCGTGGAAGAAGTAGCTGCTGTAAGAGCTAGGGTAAACGAAACAAAGCCTCAAGTGGTTCTGGGAGTTGGAGGCGGCACAAAAATTGATGTTGCGAAGCTTAGTGCCGCACAGCAAGGTACACCTTTTATAAGCGTACCTACCAGTGCGTCCCATGACGGTATTGCAAGTCCTCTCGCTTCAATCAAGGGGTCAGAAAAGCCCTACTCCGTTATGGCACAGGCTCCTATGGCCATAATTGCGGACACAAATATCATTATTCAAGCTTCTCATCGCTACACAGCAAGTGGATGTAGTGACGTCATCGCCAAATTCACCGCCGTTCGCGACTGGCATCTCGCACACAAAGTGAAAAATGAATATTATGGTGAATACGCTGCAAGCTTGGCGCTAATGAGCGCAAAGCTCGTTGCAAAAAACGCGGAGTCCATTAGACCAGGGAATGAGGAGGGACTGAGAGTTCTCTTGGAAGCGCTCATAAGCTGCGGTGTCGCTATGAGCATAGCAGGAAATAGTAGACCCAGTAGCGGTTCAGAACATTTGTTTAGCCACGTTTTAGACCTAGTTGCTTCTAAGCCTGCAATGCATGGAGAACAGGTTGGCGTTGGCACTATAATGATGGCTAGTTTGCACGAGTTGAATTGGCGTCGGATTAAATCGAAGTTGGAAAAGGTTGGTGCTCCAACAACTGCTGAAGAACTTGGAGTTGAGTCCGAGGATTTGATAGAATCTTTAGTGAAGGCAAGAACCATTAGGCCCGAGCGGTATACTATTTTGGACCAAAAAAGGTTGACCAAAAAATCAGCTAAGGCGCTTGCAAAGAACACTGGAGTAATATGA
- a CDS encoding RimK family alpha-L-glutamate ligase, whose protein sequence is MGILGKNVEGWGTKQLGASLERRGLPPVFFSFSSLAARVGYLPAVGVNNVNMARDLAALIIRTIGRGSLEEIIFRMDLLHTLERRGVLVVNPAGAIERCVDKYYALALLEECALPVPRTVVTENLEEALKGFHELGGDIVLKPLFGSRGVGSTRIFDLDVATRIFDSVRFHHGVLYLQEFIPHGDSDIRAFVVGDHVVAAMRRVGDSWKTNVSQGARPVPIRISRELEGLAVKSARVVGCKVAGVDILEGKNGPLIIELNSQPGWHGLQSVTNVNIADCVTDYVLAEVKKKDEYDD, encoded by the coding sequence GTGGGTATTCTTGGAAAGAATGTTGAGGGGTGGGGAACTAAGCAGTTAGGGGCGTCTCTTGAAAGACGGGGTTTGCCGCCCGTATTTTTTAGCTTTTCCAGTCTTGCAGCGAGAGTTGGTTACCTGCCTGCTGTAGGCGTGAACAATGTTAATATGGCTAGGGATTTAGCGGCTTTAATTATCCGTACCATTGGTCGTGGTTCGCTTGAGGAAATTATTTTTCGAATGGATTTATTGCATACTCTTGAGCGGCGTGGGGTTTTGGTTGTTAATCCAGCTGGAGCGATTGAGCGGTGTGTGGATAAGTATTATGCGTTGGCACTATTAGAGGAATGTGCGTTGCCTGTGCCGCGAACTGTGGTAACTGAAAATTTAGAGGAAGCTTTGAAGGGTTTTCATGAATTAGGAGGTGATATTGTCTTGAAGCCTCTTTTCGGTTCGCGAGGAGTTGGTTCCACACGAATTTTTGATTTGGATGTCGCTACGCGAATTTTTGACTCTGTAAGGTTTCATCATGGAGTTCTTTATCTCCAGGAATTTATTCCCCATGGAGATTCTGATATTCGTGCTTTTGTGGTTGGCGACCATGTTGTTGCTGCTATGCGGAGAGTTGGAGATTCGTGGAAGACAAACGTAAGTCAAGGTGCTCGACCAGTACCGATTCGGATTAGCAGGGAGTTGGAGGGTTTAGCAGTCAAATCAGCTAGAGTTGTTGGTTGCAAAGTTGCGGGCGTTGATATTTTGGAAGGCAAGAACGGGCCGCTTATTATTGAGCTAAATAGTCAGCCTGGGTGGCACGGGCTACAGTCTGTTACTAATGTGAATATTGCAGATTGCGTTACTGATTATGTGTTGGCTGAGGTGAAGAAGAAAGATGAGTATGATGACTAA
- a CDS encoding DUF5752 family protein, translating into MAEESRPRKPKDIARKVELNFSSCMMHILGLKKAGYVSSPEKGYYQITNLGREVLEPKVSKEVAASLLSPLAPEKAFYFYTGINQYSGRLANSLPDFCEKIKNVDIDSVEFHLSRKDFERWLESIGDQELAKKIGVIRETEVSGQELRRLVYKAAKTRCDELMNL; encoded by the coding sequence ATGGCGGAAGAAAGTCGGCCTCGAAAGCCTAAAGACATAGCTAGAAAAGTTGAACTCAATTTCTCCTCCTGCATGATGCACATCCTTGGACTAAAAAAGGCAGGATATGTTTCTTCTCCAGAAAAAGGTTACTACCAGATAACCAATCTCGGCAGAGAAGTTCTGGAACCCAAAGTCAGCAAAGAAGTAGCAGCCTCCCTCTTAAGCCCATTAGCTCCTGAAAAGGCATTCTACTTTTACACAGGAATCAACCAATATTCAGGCCGGTTGGCCAATAGCCTTCCAGATTTCTGCGAAAAAATAAAAAATGTTGACATAGACTCGGTAGAATTCCATCTTTCTCGAAAGGATTTTGAACGATGGCTTGAAAGCATCGGTGACCAAGAACTGGCAAAAAAAATAGGGGTAATTAGAGAAACAGAAGTGTCAGGACAGGAGCTCCGAAGACTAGTCTACAAAGCCGCTAAGACTCGCTGCGACGAGCTTATGAACCTTTGA
- a CDS encoding fructose-1,6-bisphosphatase yields MKTTISIIKCDVGSLVGHHVVPEPLFEIAKTNLEKAKEKGLINGSYVFNAGDDLELLMVHEKGEKNREIHALAWDIFQKAADKAKDLKLYGAGQDLLKTAFSGNIRGMGPGVAEMEIEERGSDPIIVFAADKASAGSFNFPLFRIFADPMNTAGLVIDPNMFGGFKFEVLDTRENKKVVLKCPEEMYELVGLVGTSTRYSVSRVWLARENLLCAVTSTTRLSLIAGKYVGKDDPVAIVRAQHGLPAVGEILVPFLHTYFVEGWMRGSHWGPLMPVSLKNSKCTVFDGPPRMVAIGFQVCNGGIASDNNGAPMIRDIFDDPAFDMARREAVEMAGVLRRMGEFEPARLSAEAMEYTTLPQIVEKLKDRFKPA; encoded by the coding sequence ATGAAAACAACAATATCGATTATAAAATGTGATGTGGGTTCTTTAGTGGGACATCACGTTGTTCCTGAGCCACTATTTGAAATAGCGAAGACCAATCTTGAAAAAGCAAAGGAGAAAGGACTTATCAACGGCTCTTATGTGTTCAACGCCGGGGATGACCTTGAACTTCTAATGGTTCACGAAAAAGGTGAAAAAAACCGAGAAATCCACGCATTAGCTTGGGACATCTTTCAGAAAGCTGCAGATAAAGCTAAAGACTTAAAGCTGTACGGGGCAGGACAAGATTTGCTGAAAACAGCGTTCAGCGGCAACATTCGCGGTATGGGTCCGGGCGTGGCAGAGATGGAAATTGAAGAAAGAGGTTCGGATCCAATCATCGTATTTGCTGCTGACAAGGCCTCGGCAGGCTCATTCAATTTTCCCTTGTTTCGCATATTCGCTGATCCTATGAACACAGCTGGACTTGTAATTGACCCAAACATGTTTGGTGGTTTCAAGTTCGAAGTTTTAGATACAAGAGAAAACAAGAAAGTGGTTTTGAAATGCCCTGAGGAGATGTATGAATTGGTTGGTCTCGTTGGAACGAGCACACGTTATAGTGTTTCGCGTGTTTGGCTGGCTAGAGAAAATCTTTTGTGTGCAGTAACTAGCACTACGAGACTATCGCTTATTGCAGGGAAATATGTTGGAAAGGATGATCCAGTTGCCATCGTGAGGGCTCAGCACGGATTACCTGCTGTTGGCGAAATTCTAGTGCCATTTCTTCACACATATTTTGTTGAGGGATGGATGCGAGGAAGCCATTGGGGACCCCTCATGCCTGTGAGCTTAAAAAATAGTAAGTGCACAGTCTTTGATGGTCCACCGAGAATGGTTGCTATTGGCTTTCAAGTTTGTAATGGTGGAATTGCGAGTGATAATAATGGTGCACCAATGATAAGAGATATTTTTGATGATCCAGCGTTTGACATGGCGCGTCGAGAGGCTGTGGAGATGGCGGGAGTACTTCGCAGGATGGGTGAGTTTGAACCAGCACGTTTGAGTGCTGAAGCTATGGAGTACACAACGCTACCTCAGATAGTGGAGAAACTGAAAGATCGCTTCAAGCCAGCTTAG
- a CDS encoding isoprenylcysteine carboxylmethyltransferase family protein, which yields MLPDWAIAVFLALCLTIFVCVNLCNLKRFSASKKRGRYRAEVRQPSGSIFILAALGTLIFFLESTLYIILVLTGRYGILSGFFFQLQFPLRSWVQLVGIFITTFGYALFLWSVLARGRYATWEMPENQKLVTWGPYRYVRHPSYLAYFILFAGLFFILLNLIAVIPFIAIPGYVRMTIVEEELLTRRFGEAYLEYQGATGKFLPRRKQQG from the coding sequence ATGCTCCCTGACTGGGCAATAGCGGTTTTTCTGGCACTCTGTCTCACTATTTTTGTATGTGTAAATCTTTGTAATTTGAAACGATTCAGCGCCAGCAAAAAAAGAGGCAGGTACAGAGCTGAAGTGAGGCAGCCAAGTGGATCGATTTTCATCTTGGCGGCTCTTGGAACCTTGATCTTTTTTCTAGAATCAACTCTCTACATTATTCTAGTTCTCACAGGGCGTTACGGAATCTTGAGTGGTTTTTTCTTTCAACTACAATTCCCTCTTCGCTCATGGGTGCAGTTGGTAGGCATTTTTATCACTACTTTCGGATATGCGCTATTCCTCTGGAGCGTCTTGGCTAGAGGCAGATACGCTACTTGGGAAATGCCTGAAAATCAAAAGCTTGTGACTTGGGGGCCTTATCGTTACGTGCGTCATCCTTCATATCTTGCTTATTTCATCTTATTCGCCGGTTTATTCTTTATTCTTCTCAACTTGATTGCAGTGATCCCGTTTATCGCAATTCCAGGCTATGTACGCATGACAATTGTAGAAGAGGAATTGTTGACGAGAAGATTTGGTGAGGCATACTTGGAATATCAAGGTGCAACTGGCAAATTCCTTCCTAGAAGGAAACAGCAGGGTTGA
- the galT gene encoding galactose-1-phosphate uridylyltransferase encodes MLNDIRKDYLLNRWVVVATHRRRRPTDFAKKEPTAQSFDKSLCPFCPGNERKTPPAVLVYLKGEKGVVKEKDTNGSRHKNWLIRCVPNLYSAFSPPRKGESFESGKAVGHHEVLIESPNHYEHPGAAKFSQLVHVINGYVDRLKVLSSKPYVEYISIFRNHGLTAGASLSHAHSQIIAMPTTPTILRDELRASKEFYEAHGKCVFCDIIEREKSGPRFIWQNESFVALAPWAGIHPFEFWIIPKRHQATMLDLKRGTVEDLAEALKICLSGLDALLNDPPYNYGFHITPSNKAADKFYHWHLEVYPKLSIWAGFEKSTGTYINVVPPEYAAQNLKHTIEKRQFND; translated from the coding sequence TTGCTGAATGACATTCGAAAAGACTACCTCCTCAACCGTTGGGTTGTTGTCGCCACCCACAGAAGACGTAGGCCGACAGATTTTGCCAAAAAAGAACCAACTGCTCAAAGTTTTGACAAGAGTTTATGTCCCTTCTGTCCTGGAAATGAGCGAAAAACACCGCCCGCTGTGCTTGTCTATTTGAAAGGAGAAAAGGGAGTGGTAAAAGAAAAGGATACAAATGGCTCACGCCACAAAAATTGGCTGATTCGCTGCGTACCGAACTTGTATTCCGCTTTTTCTCCTCCTAGGAAAGGAGAAAGCTTCGAATCGGGTAAAGCAGTGGGGCATCATGAGGTGCTTATTGAATCACCCAATCACTACGAGCATCCAGGCGCAGCAAAATTTTCTCAGCTAGTCCACGTGATTAATGGATACGTAGACCGTTTGAAGGTGCTTTCTTCCAAACCTTATGTGGAATACATTTCGATTTTCCGAAATCACGGTTTAACTGCTGGGGCTTCATTATCACATGCTCACAGCCAAATAATTGCGATGCCGACAACACCAACTATTCTAAGAGATGAGCTAAGGGCGAGCAAAGAGTTTTATGAAGCGCACGGAAAATGTGTTTTCTGCGACATAATTGAGAGAGAAAAGAGTGGCCCTCGGTTTATTTGGCAAAATGAAAGTTTTGTTGCTTTGGCACCTTGGGCAGGAATTCATCCCTTCGAGTTTTGGATAATACCAAAAAGACATCAGGCAACAATGTTGGATTTAAAGCGAGGAACTGTAGAAGACTTGGCTGAGGCTTTGAAAATTTGTCTGAGCGGACTAGATGCACTTCTAAATGACCCTCCCTACAATTATGGTTTTCACATAACACCATCAAACAAAGCGGCAGACAAGTTTTATCATTGGCACTTGGAGGTTTATCCGAAACTGTCTATCTGGGCTGGGTTTGAGAAGAGCACTGGGACATATATTAACGTGGTGCCACCAGAATACGCTGCACAAAATCTAAAACACACGATAGAAAAGCGACAGTTCAATGATTAA
- a CDS encoding glycosyltransferase family 4 protein, with product MRLAVMVYEYPPKIVGGLGTYAAEITRKFVLLENDVSVFTMNDDEGALPTRELWRGIEIHRPLHIDVSDSLPDVIAEDVRRWGRGGGIQFFSKILVYNYLSASKIVNELVKKEGFKYDILIAHDWLSVIAGITAKRELGLPLVFHVHSTEKGRTLGNGSEVVSSIEHRGGQMADLVVTVSNAMKEELAELGFPKEKIRVCYNGVDPQKYSPEQVDEEKKKEIRESYGINDDNQMILFIGRLVWIKGVDKLIMAMPHVLQKVPNAKLVIVGLGDMEGHLKNMVRGLKLEDAVKFRFEFVPEEERIAHYAACDLAVFPSLYEPFGIVALEAMSMEKPVVVGASGVSGMREIVLADGPGQCGFHINPNDPIDIAWGIVSSFQNNDRKLELGKNGRKRVLTEFTWDAIAKKTLEIYDELMKKEEKKD from the coding sequence ATGAGATTGGCTGTGATGGTTTACGAATACCCACCTAAGATAGTTGGAGGTTTAGGTACGTATGCGGCAGAAATAACGAGGAAATTTGTACTTTTAGAGAATGACGTATCGGTATTCACCATGAATGATGATGAAGGAGCTCTTCCTACTAGAGAGTTATGGCGTGGAATTGAAATCCACCGCCCTCTTCACATAGATGTCTCAGATTCTCTGCCAGATGTGATTGCCGAGGACGTTAGAAGATGGGGGAGGGGGGGAGGAATACAATTCTTCTCAAAAATTCTTGTTTACAATTATCTTAGCGCTTCCAAGATAGTTAATGAGCTTGTCAAGAAAGAAGGTTTCAAATATGATATTTTGATTGCACATGATTGGCTCTCAGTGATTGCTGGTATTACAGCTAAGAGAGAGCTTGGACTGCCTTTAGTATTTCATGTTCACTCAACAGAGAAAGGGCGAACTCTAGGCAACGGGTCAGAAGTTGTCAGCAGCATTGAGCATCGAGGCGGACAAATGGCTGATTTGGTGGTTACTGTTTCAAATGCAATGAAAGAAGAGTTAGCTGAATTAGGCTTTCCGAAAGAGAAAATTAGAGTTTGCTATAACGGAGTTGACCCACAAAAATATTCTCCCGAGCAAGTGGATGAGGAGAAGAAAAAAGAGATACGTGAAAGTTATGGGATTAACGATGACAATCAAATGATACTTTTTATCGGAAGACTTGTCTGGATCAAAGGTGTTGACAAGCTTATCATGGCTATGCCCCATGTATTGCAGAAGGTCCCAAACGCGAAATTGGTAATTGTTGGTTTAGGAGACATGGAAGGGCATCTGAAAAATATGGTTAGAGGCCTTAAACTTGAAGACGCTGTAAAGTTTCGTTTTGAATTTGTTCCTGAAGAAGAACGAATTGCCCACTATGCAGCCTGCGATTTAGCTGTATTTCCCAGTCTTTACGAACCGTTTGGAATCGTTGCACTGGAAGCCATGAGCATGGAGAAACCAGTTGTTGTAGGAGCCAGCGGAGTTAGCGGCATGAGAGAAATTGTGTTGGCTGATGGTCCTGGCCAATGTGGCTTTCACATTAATCCTAATGACCCCATAGATATTGCTTGGGGAATCGTTAGCTCTTTTCAAAATAATGACAGAAAACTCGAGTTGGGCAAAAACGGCAGAAAACGTGTCTTGACAGAATTCACTTGGGACGCGATAGCTAAGAAAACTTTAGAGATTTATGATGAACTCATGAAGAAAGAAGAGAAAAAAGATTAA
- a CDS encoding beta-CASP ribonuclease aCPSF1, with protein sequence MTTAGKSKVEISQIVLQHIPKEAEVTRIEFEGPALAVYTKKPEILFEQSSIIADIVGLIRKRIVVRPDPSVRLPEKETTKIIKKVVPKEAEITSINFDPSLGEVIIDAKKPGLVIGKNGAVLQEIVKETRWRPRILRSSPIPSKIISHMRHYLHSESKERERVLRTIGERIFRPSICEVGDVRISALGGFREVGRSAILLQTRESHVLLDCGINPGSSNSLDAFPRLDMPQFDIDVLDAVIVSHAHLDHCGFLPYLFKYGYDGPVYCSAPTSNLMTLLQLDYLDVASKQGVVAPYDQKDVRGCVLHTLPLRYGAVTDISPDIRLTLHNSGHILGSSIIHLHIGEGLHNLVYTGDYKYAKTTLLEAAVTEFPRVETIITESTYGAPQDLMPSRIDAEEKLSSTINATLERGGKVMIPVPAVGRAQEILLIIDGYMKRGLMKEAPVFIEGMISEATAIHTAYPEYLAREVRNSILHEGINPFQSDYFTLVEHPSARDEIVEGEPSIIMATAGMLEGGPIIDYFKRLASDKLNTVIFVSYQIQGTLGRRIQKGLTETPIMNNEGRMEVIKVELQVESIEGFSGHSDRRQIVNYIRRVTPRAEKVIVCHGEKTKCLSLSNFLKRRFRIDAIAPETLETVRLR encoded by the coding sequence GTGACAACAGCTGGGAAGAGCAAAGTAGAAATAAGTCAGATTGTCTTGCAGCATATACCTAAAGAAGCAGAAGTTACCAGAATAGAGTTTGAAGGGCCAGCATTAGCAGTTTATACGAAAAAGCCAGAAATTTTGTTTGAGCAAAGCTCCATCATTGCAGATATAGTTGGTTTGATTCGCAAAAGGATCGTCGTGAGACCAGACCCCTCAGTAAGGTTACCCGAAAAAGAAACAACAAAGATAATAAAAAAAGTGGTTCCAAAAGAAGCTGAAATTACAAGCATAAATTTTGACCCAAGCCTTGGCGAAGTTATAATCGATGCAAAGAAACCCGGTTTAGTCATAGGAAAGAACGGGGCAGTATTGCAAGAGATTGTAAAAGAAACAAGATGGCGACCCAGAATCTTAAGAAGCTCGCCCATTCCTTCAAAAATAATCTCTCATATGCGTCACTACCTTCATTCGGAAAGCAAAGAACGTGAAAGAGTGCTGCGCACCATTGGCGAAAGAATTTTTCGACCGTCAATTTGTGAAGTGGGCGACGTAAGAATTTCAGCTCTAGGTGGATTCCGAGAGGTCGGTCGTTCTGCAATTTTGCTGCAAACAAGAGAAAGCCATGTGCTTTTAGACTGCGGCATTAACCCGGGCTCATCAAACTCTCTCGATGCTTTCCCGCGGCTTGACATGCCCCAATTCGACATAGATGTACTTGACGCCGTAATCGTGAGCCATGCTCATCTTGACCACTGCGGTTTTCTTCCCTATCTATTTAAATACGGTTATGATGGGCCAGTTTACTGTTCTGCCCCAACATCGAATCTGATGACCCTGCTTCAACTGGATTATTTAGATGTTGCAAGCAAGCAAGGGGTAGTGGCGCCTTATGATCAAAAAGACGTCCGTGGATGTGTTCTACATACTTTACCGTTGCGTTATGGCGCCGTAACTGACATTTCGCCTGACATTCGTTTGACTCTGCATAATTCCGGTCACATTTTAGGCTCCTCAATAATTCATTTGCATATTGGAGAAGGCTTGCACAATCTTGTGTATACTGGTGACTATAAATATGCAAAAACCACTCTTCTGGAAGCGGCTGTCACAGAGTTTCCCAGAGTAGAGACAATAATAACTGAAAGCACGTATGGCGCTCCGCAGGATTTGATGCCTTCAAGAATTGATGCTGAAGAAAAGCTTTCGTCGACAATAAATGCGACATTAGAACGTGGCGGAAAGGTTATGATTCCAGTGCCTGCGGTTGGTAGAGCTCAGGAAATTTTGTTGATTATTGATGGTTACATGAAAAGAGGCTTAATGAAAGAGGCGCCAGTTTTCATTGAGGGAATGATTTCAGAAGCGACAGCGATTCACACTGCTTATCCAGAATATTTGGCAAGGGAAGTTCGAAACAGCATTCTACACGAGGGGATAAACCCATTCCAATCCGATTACTTCACTCTAGTGGAGCATCCAAGCGCTCGGGACGAGATAGTGGAAGGAGAACCAAGCATCATCATGGCAACTGCAGGAATGCTCGAGGGGGGACCAATTATCGATTATTTCAAGCGATTAGCTTCTGATAAACTTAACACAGTGATATTTGTTAGCTATCAGATACAAGGCACTTTAGGACGTCGAATCCAAAAAGGACTAACAGAGACTCCCATTATGAACAATGAGGGAAGAATGGAAGTAATTAAAGTCGAACTTCAGGTTGAATCTATTGAAGGCTTTTCAGGGCATTCAGATAGAAGACAAATTGTCAATTATATTCGTCGTGTTACACCAAGAGCTGAGAAAGTCATAGTTTGTCACGGTGAAAAGACGAAGTGCTTAAGCCTTTCAAACTTCCTTAAGAGAAGATTTAGGATTGATGCAATTGCACCTGAGACTTTGGAAACTGTTAGGCTGCGGTAG
- the psmB gene encoding archaeal proteasome endopeptidase complex subunit beta, with protein MREISNQLVLKGTTTVGIVCSDGVILSSDTRVTLGTFIAHKKGKKIYRIDEHIAMTISGSVADAQRVVDVLMANAQLYKMSFRRPIPIKAASRLVANLLFSSRYVPLIAQVLIGGIDDTGAHVFSLDPLGSLTEEKCVATGSGSPVAYGVLEDKYEEEMSMKDLLPIVVHAVKAAMKRNIATGDSFDVAIINEEGYRELGEEEKKNIAETVSETRRKV; from the coding sequence ATGCGTGAAATATCAAATCAACTAGTCCTTAAAGGCACCACTACTGTGGGTATTGTTTGTAGTGATGGCGTAATTCTGTCCTCAGATACTCGCGTAACACTGGGCACCTTTATAGCCCACAAAAAGGGAAAGAAAATATACAGAATTGATGAACACATTGCTATGACTATATCAGGAAGCGTTGCAGACGCTCAGCGTGTTGTTGATGTGCTTATGGCAAATGCACAGCTATATAAAATGAGCTTTAGAAGACCTATTCCCATAAAAGCAGCTTCTAGACTGGTCGCAAATCTCCTGTTTTCATCTCGCTATGTACCTTTGATTGCCCAAGTCCTCATCGGAGGAATCGACGACACAGGCGCTCACGTGTTCTCGCTGGATCCTTTAGGTAGCTTGACAGAGGAGAAATGCGTCGCTACAGGTTCCGGTTCTCCAGTAGCTTATGGTGTTCTTGAAGACAAATATGAGGAAGAGATGTCTATGAAGGACTTGTTGCCAATTGTTGTTCACGCTGTGAAGGCAGCTATGAAAAGAAACATAGCGACTGGCGACAGCTTTGATGTCGCAATAATCAATGAAGAAGGCTACCGCGAACTGGGTGAAGAAGAGAAAAAAAACATAGCGGAGACGGTGTCAGAGACGAGGAGAAAAGTGTGA